Proteins encoded within one genomic window of Mycolicibacterium aubagnense:
- a CDS encoding L,D-transpeptidase family protein produces the protein MRRLFALLCAAAVSVALAPVGNAVVTPWFASSVGSAMQVISVVGVGGSSAKMDVYQRGPAGWDAVAVGIPAHVGSRGMVPQSHDGNLQTPMGVFTLPFAFGTAPNPGTGLQYVQTTPDHWWDGDVKSPTYNTMQVCKKAQCPFDTDPDSGTENLDIAPYKYAVVMGVNPQRVPGNGGAFFLHIGDGPTAGCVAIDDGTLVKVMRWLQPGALIAVAK, from the coding sequence GTGCGCCGACTGTTCGCTTTGCTGTGTGCTGCCGCGGTGTCGGTGGCACTGGCTCCTGTCGGCAATGCGGTGGTCACGCCCTGGTTTGCCAGTTCGGTGGGTTCGGCCATGCAGGTAATTTCGGTTGTGGGCGTGGGCGGTTCGTCGGCCAAGATGGATGTCTACCAGCGCGGCCCCGCGGGATGGGACGCCGTTGCTGTGGGTATCCCGGCCCATGTCGGCTCCCGGGGCATGGTGCCGCAGAGCCACGACGGCAACCTTCAGACCCCGATGGGCGTCTTCACGTTGCCGTTCGCGTTCGGCACCGCGCCCAACCCGGGGACGGGTCTGCAATACGTCCAGACCACACCGGACCACTGGTGGGACGGCGATGTGAAGAGCCCTACCTACAACACCATGCAGGTGTGCAAGAAGGCGCAGTGCCCCTTTGACACCGACCCGGACAGCGGTACCGAGAACCTGGACATCGCGCCCTACAAGTACGCCGTCGTCATGGGCGTCAACCCGCAGCGAGTGCCCGGGAACGGTGGCGCGTTCTTCCTGCACATCGGGGACGGTCCGACCGCCGGGTGCGTGGCGATCGACGACGGCACGTTGGTGAAGGTCATGCGATGGCTGCAACCGGGAGCGCTGATCGCCGTTGCCAAGTAA
- a CDS encoding Hsp70 family protein encodes MSHQLGLSIGTTNLVAARVGEPPMVRRAVLSLFRDRAPQVGLSPGDRGAADSAVTLTGFVERVGDPVPMVAPDGTSYHADQLVAEALDAMIEAAGGEPPTGQLAISVPAHWDTATLRVMRAAMRSNPSLAPNGVPARLVSDAVASLTALHANPGLPATGTAALLDFGGGGTSITLAAADSSFEPIESVRYTDFSGEGVDQALLSHVLTRVSGSDGVDTSGTAAVSSLEKLRESCCAAKEHLSGAETATVPVDIPGHQGDVEVTRAELSGLLAEPLAGVLAELDDMLQRNKIPWRAVSSVVAVGGGARIPMISARLAEHLAAHGAVGALVTTPQPALDAAVGAALFAVYGADADAQTGMAPAALPSGTAPTAAVDGGPATAPAALVTDLDLPLDTAADRVVKATGPSLAWSEDSDGGGDLLPYTGDDAFGDTTATRAIAQYVAPAGPVVAEPSKAWQRLPLIVFGVATLAAIAAVGGVTIALTGDRKPVAPPTTPPPSVNESPTPPPRPVEPPPPSTVTVTNEVPAPPPPQPSPTYQPPVTHAPAPTHTTATHAPTTTPQPATTATTPTTTEAPPPPPPPSTTETTTSTTPTMTTSYIRLPFVPVPIPIQVPKGPDQPAESQPPANPYYPGQPQYPQQYPYGQYPQQYPQQYQY; translated from the coding sequence ATGAGCCACCAGCTGGGGTTGTCCATCGGGACAACCAACCTGGTCGCAGCGCGCGTCGGTGAACCGCCCATGGTGCGGCGCGCGGTGTTGAGCCTGTTCCGCGACCGCGCGCCCCAGGTCGGGCTGTCCCCAGGAGATCGTGGTGCCGCGGACAGCGCCGTGACGCTCACCGGTTTTGTCGAACGGGTCGGTGATCCGGTGCCGATGGTGGCGCCCGACGGCACGTCGTATCACGCCGACCAACTGGTGGCCGAGGCGCTCGATGCCATGATCGAGGCGGCGGGCGGCGAACCGCCGACGGGGCAGCTGGCGATTTCCGTTCCAGCACACTGGGATACCGCGACGCTCCGGGTAATGCGGGCCGCGATGCGGTCGAATCCCAGTTTGGCGCCCAACGGCGTCCCGGCACGGCTGGTGTCCGATGCCGTGGCCTCGCTGACCGCACTGCACGCCAATCCGGGACTGCCGGCCACCGGTACCGCCGCGCTGCTCGATTTCGGAGGCGGCGGCACCAGCATCACCCTGGCGGCGGCGGACTCGTCGTTCGAGCCCATCGAATCCGTGCGGTACACCGATTTCTCCGGCGAGGGTGTGGATCAGGCGCTGCTGTCGCATGTGCTCACCCGGGTCAGCGGCTCCGATGGAGTGGATACGTCGGGCACCGCAGCTGTGAGCTCACTGGAGAAACTCCGTGAATCCTGCTGCGCGGCAAAAGAACACCTGTCAGGGGCCGAGACGGCCACCGTGCCGGTGGATATCCCGGGCCACCAGGGCGACGTCGAGGTCACCCGCGCCGAGTTGTCCGGGCTGTTGGCCGAACCGTTGGCCGGGGTGCTGGCGGAGCTCGACGACATGTTGCAGCGCAACAAGATTCCGTGGCGCGCCGTCAGCTCGGTGGTCGCGGTCGGCGGCGGCGCCCGGATACCGATGATCAGCGCGCGGCTGGCCGAACACCTTGCGGCACACGGCGCCGTGGGCGCTCTGGTCACGACCCCGCAGCCCGCGTTGGATGCCGCGGTGGGTGCAGCCCTGTTCGCGGTATACGGCGCCGACGCCGACGCCCAGACCGGGATGGCGCCGGCCGCACTGCCCAGCGGGACTGCGCCGACCGCTGCTGTCGACGGCGGCCCGGCCACCGCGCCCGCTGCCCTCGTCACCGACCTTGACCTGCCCCTCGACACCGCGGCCGACCGCGTGGTGAAGGCCACCGGGCCGTCGCTGGCCTGGTCCGAAGACTCCGACGGTGGCGGTGACCTGCTGCCCTACACCGGTGACGACGCCTTCGGAGACACCACGGCCACTCGTGCCATAGCGCAATATGTGGCGCCGGCCGGGCCGGTGGTCGCCGAGCCGTCCAAGGCCTGGCAGCGGCTTCCGCTGATCGTGTTCGGCGTCGCGACCCTGGCCGCGATCGCCGCGGTGGGTGGCGTGACAATCGCCTTGACCGGTGACCGCAAGCCGGTCGCACCGCCGACAACTCCGCCGCCGTCGGTCAACGAATCGCCGACGCCGCCGCCGCGGCCGGTCGAGCCGCCGCCGCCCAGCACGGTCACCGTGACCAACGAGGTCCCCGCACCGCCACCGCCGCAGCCCAGCCCGACGTACCAACCCCCGGTCACGCACGCGCCGGCGCCGACGCACACCACCGCGACGCACGCCCCGACGACGACTCCGCAGCCGGCGACGACCGCCACCACACCCACCACGACCGAGGCCCCGCCACCGCCACCGCCACCGTCGACGACGGAGACGACCACCTCGACCACGCCGACCATGACGACCAGCTATATCCGGCTGCCGTTCGTCCCCGTGCCGATCCCGATTCAGGTGCCCAAGGGGCCGGACCAACCGGCGGAGTCTCAGCCGCCGGCCAACCCGTACTACCCGGGGCAGCCGCAATACCCGCAGCAATATCCCTATGGGCAGTACCCGCAGCAGTATCCACAGCAATATCAGTACTGA